In Nocardia sputorum, a single genomic region encodes these proteins:
- a CDS encoding MarR family winged helix-turn-helix transcriptional regulator: MAEELNVGLLMQIAFRAMEQRVLSALAESGFGDLTVAQARIVAQIDAAGTRLTELAERAQITKQTAGFLIDQVERAGYVTRVPDPSDRRARLVRLTDRGERAAGFANSVAQRVEREWSAHLGAEAMGQLRRALHRLREITDPYDPAAADTRSGRE; the protein is encoded by the coding sequence ATGGCGGAGGAGCTCAACGTCGGCCTGTTGATGCAGATAGCCTTCCGGGCGATGGAACAGCGAGTGCTGAGCGCCCTGGCCGAGTCGGGTTTCGGCGACCTCACCGTCGCGCAAGCGAGGATCGTCGCCCAGATCGACGCGGCGGGCACCCGCTTGACCGAACTCGCCGAACGGGCGCAGATCACGAAACAGACCGCGGGCTTCCTCATCGACCAAGTCGAACGGGCCGGTTACGTCACGCGGGTTCCCGATCCGAGCGACCGCCGCGCTCGCCTCGTGCGCTTGACCGACCGTGGCGAGCGGGCAGCCGGGTTCGCGAACTCCGTCGCCCAGCGCGTCGAACGGGAATGGTCGGCGCATCTCGGCGCCGAGGCGATGGGACAGCTACGGCGGGCGTTGCATAGGCTGCGTGAGATCACCGATCCGTATGACCCGGCTGCCGCCGACACGCGATCCGGCAGGGAGTAA
- a CDS encoding maleylpyruvate isomerase family mycothiol-dependent enzyme: MAARPTPLDRENSWQVIEQQRRGIADLLADLSPREWEHPSLCAGWRVRDVAAHLAMTPSPPPGGIMITTGLRARGDYNRFVDLLARRYSEQPVDQLVSSLRDHAATRRIPRLTNYRNVLMDTMVHGQDIAIPLGRTLAVPPEAAAAATAHAATLGRPVFDRHRLRGIRLRATDIDWCHGAGLEVRGPIAALLLLVTGRTARLHDLAGEGLAPLTERLVIT, translated from the coding sequence ATGGCGGCCCGACCGACCCCCCTCGACCGTGAGAACAGCTGGCAGGTCATCGAGCAGCAGCGCCGCGGGATCGCCGATCTGCTGGCCGATCTGTCTCCGCGGGAGTGGGAGCATCCTTCGCTCTGCGCCGGGTGGCGAGTGCGCGATGTGGCCGCCCATCTGGCGATGACGCCGTCGCCGCCACCGGGCGGGATCATGATCACCACGGGACTGCGCGCCCGGGGTGACTACAACCGCTTCGTCGATCTGCTCGCCAGGCGATATTCCGAACAGCCGGTGGACCAGCTTGTGTCGTCCCTGCGCGATCACGCGGCCACACGCCGCATCCCGAGGCTGACCAATTACCGCAACGTGCTGATGGACACCATGGTCCACGGCCAAGACATCGCCATCCCGCTCGGCCGCACTCTCGCTGTGCCGCCGGAGGCCGCCGCCGCCGCGACCGCGCACGCGGCAACCCTCGGTCGCCCGGTTTTCGACCGTCACCGGCTGCGCGGTATCCGCCTGCGCGCCACCGACATCGACTGGTGTCACGGCGCCGGCCTCGAGGTCCGCGGGCCGATCGCGGCATTGCTGTTGCTGGTCACTGGGCGTACCGCACGGCTGCACGACTTGGCGGGGGAGGGCCTCGCGCCGTTGACCGAACGCCTCGTCATCACCTGA
- a CDS encoding FAD-dependent oxidoreductase, which translates to MTFDYDVVVVGSGFGGSVTALRLTEKGYRVGVLEAGRRFADDEFAETSWDARKYLWAPALGCFGIQRLTLLKDTFIMAGAGVGGGSLVYANTLYEPPDRFYQDRQWAHITDWKDELAPHYDQAKRMLGVTTNPATTPSDRVLAEIAEEMGVGSTYRSTPVGVLFGGKGTRPGQEVPDPFFGGVGPARSTCTHCGECMTGCRHNAKNTLVKNYLYLAEQAGATVHPLTTVTDVRPLPGGGYEVATVRTGRWVRKARRKFTAEQVVFAAAALGTQKLLHRLRDRGSLPDISPRLGELSRTNSEELLSVRSRRKGSDFTKGVAITSSIHPDADTHIEPVRYGKGSNAIGLIGTAMIDPDGRTPKLRLWARTMRKLGRDALHLQNPRGWSEQMIGLLVMQSVDNSITTYTKRGLFGRKMTTKQGVGEPNPTWLPAGHEVAHRVADKIDGIPGAGWSALFDIPMTGHFIGGCVIGESPDAGVVDPYHRMHGYRGLHVIDGSTISANLGVNPSLTITAQAERAVALWPNKGEPDPRPEPGAPYRRIAPVPPRAPVVPADAPAALRLPIVEIKGPPTRSEPTADTRG; encoded by the coding sequence ATGACGTTCGACTACGACGTGGTGGTCGTCGGTTCCGGCTTCGGCGGCAGCGTGACCGCGTTGCGCCTGACAGAGAAGGGTTACCGGGTAGGCGTGCTCGAAGCGGGAAGACGCTTCGCCGACGACGAGTTCGCCGAAACCTCATGGGACGCGCGCAAGTACCTCTGGGCCCCGGCCCTCGGCTGCTTCGGCATCCAGCGGCTGACGCTGCTGAAGGACACCTTCATCATGGCGGGAGCGGGCGTCGGCGGCGGCTCGCTGGTCTACGCGAACACCCTCTACGAGCCGCCGGACCGGTTCTACCAGGACCGCCAGTGGGCCCACATCACCGACTGGAAAGACGAACTCGCTCCGCACTACGACCAGGCCAAGCGGATGCTCGGCGTGACGACGAATCCGGCGACCACGCCGTCGGACCGCGTGCTGGCCGAGATCGCCGAGGAGATGGGCGTCGGCTCGACCTACCGCAGCACCCCCGTGGGCGTCCTGTTCGGCGGCAAGGGGACGCGCCCCGGCCAGGAGGTGCCCGACCCCTTCTTCGGCGGCGTCGGCCCGGCCCGCAGTACCTGCACGCACTGCGGCGAGTGCATGACCGGCTGCCGGCACAACGCGAAGAACACCCTGGTCAAGAACTACCTGTATCTCGCCGAGCAGGCCGGCGCCACGGTGCACCCGCTCACCACGGTGACCGACGTGCGCCCGCTGCCCGGCGGTGGATACGAAGTCGCCACCGTCCGCACCGGACGCTGGGTGCGCAAGGCACGCCGGAAGTTCACGGCCGAACAGGTCGTCTTCGCCGCCGCCGCGCTGGGCACCCAGAAGCTGCTGCATCGGCTTCGCGACCGCGGTTCGCTGCCGGATATCTCGCCGCGGCTGGGTGAGCTCTCGCGCACCAACTCCGAGGAGTTGCTCTCGGTCCGCAGCCGCCGCAAGGGTTCCGACTTCACCAAGGGGGTGGCGATCACCTCCTCGATCCACCCGGACGCCGACACCCATATCGAGCCGGTGCGCTACGGCAAGGGCAGCAACGCGATCGGTCTCATCGGCACCGCCATGATCGACCCGGACGGGCGCACGCCGAAGCTGCGCCTGTGGGCGCGCACGATGCGCAAGCTCGGCCGCGACGCCCTCCACTTGCAGAACCCGCGCGGCTGGTCGGAACAGATGATCGGGCTGCTGGTGATGCAGTCGGTCGACAACTCCATCACCACCTACACCAAGCGCGGCCTGTTCGGCCGCAAGATGACCACCAAGCAGGGTGTGGGCGAACCCAATCCGACCTGGCTACCGGCCGGGCACGAGGTGGCGCACCGGGTGGCCGACAAGATCGACGGCATACCGGGCGCCGGCTGGAGCGCGTTGTTCGACATCCCGATGACGGGGCACTTCATCGGCGGCTGCGTCATCGGGGAGTCCCCCGACGCCGGAGTCGTCGACCCCTACCACCGGATGCACGGATACCGGGGACTGCACGTCATCGATGGCTCGACCATTTCGGCCAATCTCGGGGTGAACCCGTCGCTCACGATCACCGCGCAGGCCGAGCGCGCCGTTGCCCTCTGGCCGAACAAGGGCGAGCCGGATCCGCGTCCCGAGCCGGGCGCGCCCTACCGGCGCATCGCCCCCGTGCCGCCCCGCGCCCCGGTGGTCCCGGCCGACGCGCCTGCCGCGCTGCGGTTGCCGATCGTCGAGATCAAAGGGCCGCCCACCCGATCCGAACCGACCGCCGACACACGCGGCTGA